TCGATAACGGTCATGCTGCACGGTTGGCTGGGTTTTATCACCACTGGTTTCGTTATTCGCCATGTGAATGGCGTGACTATCTTGCTGAATTAAATGAGCAAGGTCAGGCTTACGCGCAATTTGTCGCTAGCACCGCCGAATGCTGTGGCAAAGGGGGGATCAAAGCCTGGGATTATGTCCGGATGGGTTTTTTAAGCCGGATGGGCGTACTTAATAACTGGTTGAGTGAAGAAGAAAGTCTATGGATCCAGTCGCGCATTCATCTACGGACTCTACGTTATTATAGTAACTGGCGGCAATACTTTGCCGGTTATACCTTTGGTCGGCAATATTGGCAGTCTCCCGAGGATGATAATCTGCCTTTATTACG
The DNA window shown above is from Escherichia sp. E4742 and carries:
- a CDS encoding DUF1266 domain-containing protein, translated to MDMESQKILFALSTPMEIRNECCLPSHSSPKMYLGTCFFDLSSSWGIDDRDDLLRTIHRMIDNGHAARLAGFYHHWFRYSPCEWRDYLAELNEQGQAYAQFVASTAECCGKGGIKAWDYVRMGFLSRMGVLNNWLSEEESLWIQSRIHLRTLRYYSNWRQYFAGYTFGRQYWQSPEDDNLPLLREFLARKEYDDSGNDMFYQLFASDDAYYATLPWQPLADYPACPETLKDMSDL